A genomic region of Halomonas aestuarii contains the following coding sequences:
- a CDS encoding ATP-binding protein — translation MTDLALLSMPDSSLSTLLQWVDTGIAHYCRQERDDDWDTADRAIRERWPLPGSRLADCIDELSLGREEAFVLILVGLAETRPQIIFALQALQHPDTSGAVSVHLALELINSLFPQGSPWNALDLINSPLLTRSLLELEGEGPLPLQTLRIQTPFWSVLNDRDHPWPGTRPIAGGDRGLLPKDTRQALPTLAQPLMDGQLRHLILRGHPNSGRHAMARALAELLGMEPLSTPLSLWREQASFLLACRYARWLPVIEVELSAGEALKLPAHPHPAIIILNADGAVAGDACLEHPMGLPDQQQRFELWQRALGQETLARELSGSVLLSGPTIVQLAHSARRHAEQRGEPVGADHVRRARQDHGAEKLRLLAQPVVCYLTRDAVVFPPLIEQCLEDMIARAQQRESLWRHLGSTLQASRNSGLRALFVGESGTGKTLAASYLANRLGAPLYRVDLGAVMNKYIGESEKNLGLLLDQAAASDVILLFDEADSLFGSRTDAKQTGERYANNLTNYLLARIENHPGIVILTTNSRERIDNAFNRRIEILIDFPLPGFAERLRLWHSHLGERAPEGDVVRSLASHCDLTGGQIRNAVLTAAGTQSTNDPIEPRHLVQAIAREYQKLGRSMPSALDNLKG, via the coding sequence ATGACGGACCTGGCCCTGCTGTCCATGCCGGACTCCAGCCTGTCCACCCTGCTGCAGTGGGTCGACACGGGTATTGCCCATTACTGCCGTCAGGAACGGGACGATGACTGGGACACGGCCGACCGTGCCATCCGCGAGCGCTGGCCGCTGCCGGGTAGCCGCCTGGCCGACTGCATCGACGAGTTGAGCCTCGGCCGGGAAGAGGCCTTCGTGCTGATCCTGGTGGGACTGGCGGAGACCCGGCCGCAGATCATCTTCGCCCTTCAGGCACTGCAACATCCCGACACGTCTGGTGCGGTCAGCGTGCACCTGGCACTGGAACTGATCAACAGCCTGTTCCCGCAAGGGTCCCCCTGGAACGCGCTGGACCTGATCAACAGCCCACTGCTGACGAGGTCGCTGCTGGAACTCGAGGGAGAGGGTCCCCTGCCGTTGCAGACCCTGCGCATCCAGACGCCCTTCTGGTCGGTGCTGAACGACCGTGATCACCCCTGGCCCGGCACCCGGCCGATCGCCGGCGGAGACCGCGGCCTGTTGCCGAAGGACACCCGCCAGGCCCTGCCGACACTGGCACAGCCGCTGATGGACGGGCAGCTGCGACACCTGATCCTTCGCGGCCACCCCAACAGCGGGCGGCACGCGATGGCCCGGGCACTTGCCGAGCTCCTGGGCATGGAGCCGCTGTCCACGCCGCTGTCGCTCTGGCGGGAGCAAGCGTCCTTCCTGCTCGCCTGCCGCTACGCCAGGTGGCTGCCGGTGATCGAGGTGGAACTGAGCGCCGGCGAGGCGCTGAAGCTGCCGGCGCATCCCCATCCGGCCATCATCATCCTGAACGCGGACGGTGCCGTCGCCGGCGATGCCTGCCTGGAACACCCGATGGGCCTGCCGGACCAGCAACAGCGCTTCGAGCTCTGGCAACGGGCCCTGGGGCAGGAAACGCTGGCGCGAGAGCTCAGCGGCAGCGTCCTGCTCAGCGGCCCCACCATCGTCCAGCTGGCGCACAGCGCTCGCCGCCATGCCGAGCAACGTGGCGAGCCGGTCGGCGCGGACCATGTCCGGCGGGCGCGCCAGGATCATGGCGCGGAAAAGCTGCGGCTGCTGGCACAGCCGGTAGTGTGCTATCTCACCCGGGATGCAGTCGTCTTTCCACCGCTGATCGAGCAGTGCCTCGAGGACATGATCGCCCGGGCGCAGCAGCGCGAGTCACTCTGGCGCCATCTGGGCAGTACCCTGCAGGCGAGCCGGAACAGCGGGCTCCGGGCGCTCTTCGTCGGAGAAAGCGGTACCGGCAAGACCCTGGCCGCCAGCTATCTGGCCAACCGGCTCGGCGCCCCGCTCTACCGCGTCGACCTCGGCGCCGTGATGAACAAGTACATCGGGGAGTCGGAGAAGAACCTGGGGCTGCTCCTGGACCAGGCCGCGGCCAGCGATGTCATCCTGCTGTTCGACGAGGCCGATTCGCTGTTCGGCAGCCGCACCGACGCCAAGCAGACCGGCGAACGCTACGCCAACAACCTCACGAACTATCTGCTGGCCCGCATCGAGAACCATCCCGGCATCGTGATCCTCACCACCAACAGCCGGGAACGCATCGACAACGCCTTCAACCGTCGCATCGAGATCCTCATCGACTTTCCCCTGCCGGGCTTTGCCGAGCGTCTGCGCCTTTGGCACAGCCACCTCGGGGAGCGGGCGCCGGAGGGCGACGTCGTGCGCAGCCTGGCGAGCCACTGCGACCTGACCGGCGGACAGATTCGCAATGCAGTACTGACCGCCGCCGGCACCCAGTCGACCAACGACCCCATCGAACCCCGGCACCTGGTGCAGGCGATAGCACGGGAATACCAGAAGCTCGGCCGCAGCATGCCCTCGGCGCTGGACAACCTGAAGGGTTGA
- a CDS encoding DUF4157 domain-containing protein translates to MDSKQIHKPKPAAQHKPQGPTKARRKVCKPAYLQRKLQVSDPQDAEEKEADAVAADVKRRVRPAPDEETPPIASAQRVVARSIARQADAEEEEEEAMMPKVRRQAQTEEEEEEAQTKSLGRVRRQEEEEAAQPKLMRQPEEEEETAQTQLLRQPEEEEAQTRLWRKGSEEEEAPTATAAGEERQDTSAAMVEQRIQNSRGNGNPLPDAVLRDMEQQFGKDFSHVVIHADNEAAELCKELNARAFTIGSDIYFAPGEFTPETDTGRELLAHELTHVVQQGRHVARKIYRNTTENTDDQYSVSSGDYSGTSINTRSGSRTLSLPKLNLPALKQRNSVLFPVPLPVRQGRRPRTTQTSQFRTAVHSSVTSNFVSLATTARNQNAVEDDPESGSDLFFFIHSENRRFMLFGTQENLLQRLEIPIWDAEGRGTNFQVDHIREMQLNGDDGVGNYELLEGDANMGAGRAIAGEIRDSIKGGLDALKEENPNAPIPSSRRWSRVKNSYQVSFASLGWTLGHDGSGNGDRFWGVQAIKDGNHTELLRPMTREEREQVGAGGPPRVYASEQGGEPLPGINRPRRNWIPRVDLVSWTPNDDASSNELGTMVVSAFKASSARRRAGGIATSPDYPNQSWSVKRIPGMNAGYIESSSYTTAIRNSLRLPGMSPIELDSVTLSSAGIHAEGRVLPTVPLISQADIRISISGDDARIFKTFSLEELDIPSPFSVESCDLTVSYSTSRGLGIEGRADFSIDRMGEGYLGASASTRDGFALEGGFDFDSELFDRASIDLWYRDDQLGARGTIGIDRADKIRGIRSANITAEYNEGDFSAEGDVQPDIPGVQQAGLTVAYAEEEGLTIGGNLQLTANPAIRSGAIEVTVNKRGDDWRVSANGTAQPAIPGIDSQLTVGYDDGAFTAEFSGAYQRGMLSGRVTVGATNRAVGEDGRPSGDPLPEGALNIYGAGSATIQIAPWLQGTAGIRFDPNGEVTVSGEIGIPNEVEIFARREINKSIFSIAVQVPIVPGIVAEVGGGLGAVAGIGPGVIDEMRIGITYNPAHEEDTRVTGDAHLNVPADAGLRLSVRAGIGLGITGASATGGLDIGGTLGIEGMAEAGVHIDWTPSEGLDLSANLSVHAQPSFTFDIGGYISVRALGFSVYDERWQFASYSFGSGYRFGIRLPVHYHEGEPFDISLDDVQFDVPDIDTNQLLRGLIGRIA, encoded by the coding sequence ATGGACAGCAAGCAGATTCACAAACCCAAGCCGGCGGCCCAGCACAAGCCCCAGGGGCCGACTAAGGCCCGACGCAAGGTCTGCAAGCCGGCCTACCTGCAGCGCAAGCTCCAGGTCAGCGACCCCCAGGACGCCGAGGAGAAGGAAGCCGACGCCGTGGCGGCGGACGTGAAGCGCCGCGTCCGCCCGGCCCCCGACGAGGAAACGCCGCCGATCGCCTCCGCCCAGCGTGTCGTCGCCCGCAGCATCGCGCGCCAAGCAGACGCAGAGGAAGAGGAAGAAGAGGCCATGATGCCCAAGGTCAGGCGTCAGGCGCAGACCGAAGAAGAGGAGGAAGAGGCACAGACCAAGTCGCTGGGCAGGGTTCGCCGCCAGGAAGAAGAGGAAGCGGCCCAACCCAAGCTGATGCGCCAGCCAGAGGAGGAAGAGGAAACGGCGCAGACCCAACTGTTGCGCCAGCCAGAAGAGGAGGAAGCCCAGACCAGGCTCTGGCGCAAGGGAAGCGAAGAGGAAGAAGCCCCGACCGCCACAGCGGCCGGCGAGGAGCGGCAGGACACCTCCGCGGCGATGGTCGAGCAGAGAATCCAGAACAGCCGGGGCAATGGCAATCCGCTGCCGGATGCGGTGCTACGGGACATGGAACAGCAGTTCGGCAAGGACTTCTCCCATGTCGTCATCCATGCCGACAACGAGGCCGCCGAGCTCTGCAAGGAATTGAATGCCCGTGCCTTCACCATCGGCAGCGACATCTACTTCGCCCCGGGCGAGTTCACTCCGGAGACCGACACCGGCCGCGAACTGCTGGCCCATGAGTTGACCCATGTGGTCCAGCAGGGGCGCCATGTGGCGCGCAAGATCTATCGAAACACTACCGAAAACACTGACGACCAATATTCCGTCAGTTCCGGAGATTATTCCGGAACCTCCATCAACACCCGTAGCGGCAGCCGTACACTGAGCCTGCCCAAACTGAATCTTCCTGCCCTTAAGCAACGCAACAGCGTCCTGTTTCCCGTACCGCTTCCGGTCCGTCAGGGACGCCGGCCTCGTACCACCCAAACCAGCCAGTTCCGCACGGCTGTGCACAGTTCAGTCACTTCTAATTTCGTCAGCCTAGCCACCACGGCTCGTAATCAGAATGCGGTTGAGGATGACCCTGAATCCGGCAGTGACCTCTTCTTCTTCATCCACAGTGAGAACCGCAGATTCATGCTGTTCGGGACACAGGAAAATCTGCTGCAACGCCTGGAAATCCCGATATGGGACGCCGAGGGACGTGGCACGAACTTCCAAGTAGACCATATCAGGGAAATGCAGTTGAACGGAGACGATGGTGTAGGCAATTACGAGTTGCTCGAAGGTGACGCCAATATGGGCGCAGGCCGAGCCATCGCCGGTGAAATTCGCGACTCCATCAAGGGTGGTTTGGATGCACTCAAAGAGGAGAACCCCAATGCTCCAATTCCCTCTTCACGCCGATGGAGCCGCGTAAAAAACAGCTATCAAGTCAGTTTCGCTTCATTGGGCTGGACGCTGGGCCACGATGGCTCCGGAAACGGCGACCGTTTCTGGGGCGTTCAGGCCATCAAGGATGGCAACCATACCGAATTGTTAAGACCGATGACACGAGAAGAGCGTGAGCAGGTGGGCGCCGGTGGCCCTCCACGGGTTTACGCATCGGAACAAGGTGGCGAGCCGCTGCCGGGCATCAACCGGCCACGTCGCAACTGGATTCCGCGAGTGGATCTGGTGAGCTGGACGCCCAACGACGATGCCAGCAGCAACGAGCTGGGTACTATGGTGGTCAGCGCTTTTAAAGCCTCCAGTGCCAGGCGCAGAGCCGGCGGGATCGCCACATCCCCCGATTATCCGAATCAAAGCTGGTCCGTAAAACGCATACCGGGCATGAACGCCGGCTACATAGAGTCATCGAGCTACACCACTGCCATTCGAAACAGCTTGCGCCTACCCGGGATGAGCCCCATCGAACTGGATTCCGTTACTCTCTCGTCTGCCGGCATTCATGCCGAGGGTCGGGTGCTGCCTACTGTGCCACTGATCAGCCAGGCCGATATACGGATCAGCATCAGCGGCGATGATGCCCGTATCTTCAAGACTTTCTCACTGGAAGAACTCGACATCCCCTCTCCCTTCAGCGTCGAAAGCTGCGACCTGACCGTGTCTTACAGCACCTCCCGCGGGCTAGGAATCGAAGGCCGAGCCGACTTCAGCATAGACCGTATGGGGGAAGGCTATCTGGGTGCCTCGGCATCCACCCGGGATGGTTTTGCCCTCGAAGGGGGGTTCGATTTCGACAGCGAGCTGTTCGACCGCGCCAGTATAGACCTGTGGTATCGAGATGATCAGTTAGGTGCCAGAGGCACCATCGGCATCGACCGAGCCGACAAGATCAGGGGCATTCGCTCCGCCAACATTACCGCCGAATACAACGAGGGTGACTTCTCGGCCGAGGGCGACGTACAACCCGACATTCCCGGCGTCCAGCAGGCCGGCCTGACCGTGGCCTATGCCGAGGAGGAAGGCCTCACCATCGGCGGCAACCTGCAGCTCACCGCCAATCCGGCCATCCGCTCCGGCGCCATCGAGGTGACCGTCAACAAGCGCGGGGACGACTGGAGAGTCAGCGCCAACGGCACGGCCCAGCCGGCCATTCCCGGGATCGACTCCCAGCTCACCGTCGGCTACGACGACGGCGCCTTCACCGCCGAGTTCAGCGGGGCCTACCAGCGCGGCATGCTGTCCGGTCGTGTGACCGTCGGCGCCACCAACCGCGCCGTGGGCGAGGACGGCCGTCCAAGCGGCGACCCGTTGCCGGAGGGGGCGCTGAATATCTACGGCGCCGGTTCCGCCACCATCCAGATCGCGCCCTGGCTGCAGGGCACCGCCGGGATCCGCTTCGACCCCAACGGCGAAGTGACGGTCTCTGGCGAGATCGGCATCCCCAACGAGGTGGAGATCTTCGCGCGACGCGAGATCAACAAGTCGATCTTCAGCATCGCCGTGCAGGTGCCGATCGTGCCCGGCATCGTCGCCGAGGTGGGCGGCGGGCTCGGGGCGGTCGCCGGCATTGGCCCCGGGGTGATCGATGAGATGCGCATCGGCATCACCTACAACCCGGCCCACGAGGAAGACACCCGGGTCACCGGTGATGCGCACCTGAACGTGCCGGCAGATGCCGGGTTGAGGCTGTCGGTAAGGGCCGGCATCGGGCTCGGCATCACCGGGGCCAGCGCCACCGGTGGACTGGACATCGGCGGCACCCTAGGGATCGAAGGCATGGCCGAGGCCGGCGTCCATATCGACTGGACGCCCTCCGAGGGCCTGGACCTCAGTGCCAACCTGTCGGTCCACGCCCAGCCCAGTTTCACCTTCGACATCGGCGGTTACATCAGCGTCCGCGCCCTGGGCTTCAGCGTCTACGACGAGCGCTGGCAGTTCGCGTCCTACTCCTTCGGCTCCGGTTACCGCTTCGGCATACGCCTGCCGGTGCATTACCATGAGGGCGAGCCCTTCGACATCTCGCTGGACGACGTGCAGTTCGACGTGCCGGATATCGACACCAACCAGTTACTGCGGGGCCTGATCGGGAGGATTGCCTGA
- a CDS encoding superoxide dismutase produces the protein MAHTLPELAYAYDALEPHIDALTMEIHHSRHHQTYVNNLNAALEGTGLEDVHVEELIANLDRVPDGKRQAVINNGGGHANHSMFWQMMSPNGGGQPHGKVAEAIDSELGGFDAFKDAFIKAALGRFGSGWAWLSVTPDGKLKVENTLNQDSPIMEGRSPVLGLDVWEHAYYLKYQNKRPDYVSAFFNVIDWEDVERRYQNATR, from the coding sequence ATGGCGCATACCCTTCCTGAACTGGCTTATGCTTACGATGCCCTGGAACCGCACATCGATGCATTGACCATGGAGATCCACCACTCCCGTCACCACCAGACCTACGTCAACAACCTCAATGCCGCCCTCGAGGGCACCGGCCTGGAGGACGTGCACGTCGAGGAGCTGATCGCGAACCTCGATCGTGTCCCCGACGGCAAGCGTCAGGCGGTGATCAACAACGGCGGCGGACACGCCAACCACTCCATGTTCTGGCAGATGATGTCGCCCAATGGCGGTGGCCAGCCCCACGGGAAGGTGGCAGAGGCCATCGACAGCGAGTTGGGCGGCTTCGATGCCTTCAAGGACGCCTTCATCAAGGCGGCCTTGGGGCGTTTCGGAAGCGGGTGGGCCTGGCTCAGCGTCACGCCCGACGGAAAGCTCAAGGTCGAGAACACCCTCAACCAGGACAGCCCGATCATGGAGGGCAGGTCGCCGGTGCTGGGGCTGGATGTCTGGGAACATGCCTACTACCTGAAGTACCAGAACAAGCGTCCGGACTACGTGTCCGCCTTCTTCAACGTCATCGACTGGGAAGACGTCGAGCGTCGCTATCAGAATGCGACTCGCTGA
- a CDS encoding electron transfer flavoprotein-ubiquinone oxidoreductase: MDFDVVIVGAGPSGLSAAARLMQQANEAGQELTVCVVEKGSEVGAHILSGAVFEPRALQELFPDWEERGAPLTTPATRDELYLLKDAEKAQKLPNALVPKTMHNTGGDQTRYVISAGNLCRWLGEQAEALGVEIFPGFAAQEVIQDEDGTVRGILIGDMGVGADGQPKDGHMPGMELRAKYTLFAEGARGHLGKRLIRDFQLDAGKDPQHYGIGLKELWDIPAEQHEPGLVLHGSGWPLDRHTHGGWFLYHAENAQVVVGLIMDLSYENPWLSPFDEFQRMKHHPVLKQHLEGGKRVAYGARAIAKGGLNCLPKMTFPGGLLIGCDAGTLNFAKIKGLHTAMKSGLVAAEAVFEALAQGDEGGNELTAFTDRWEASWAYQELKESASFGPAIHKYGTVGGGAYNFLDQLLGGKLPNVHDTTPDHATLKKAAECEKIDYPKPDGKLSFDKPSSVFLSNTNHEEDQPCHLSLADPELPIRDNLPEYAEPATRYCPAGVYEVVEGDDGTPRFQINFQNCVHCKTCDIKDPAQNITWVAPEGGGGPNYPNM, encoded by the coding sequence ATGGACTTCGATGTGGTCATCGTCGGTGCCGGCCCCTCGGGCCTCTCGGCGGCTGCTCGCCTGATGCAGCAGGCCAACGAGGCCGGGCAGGAGCTGACGGTGTGCGTGGTGGAGAAGGGCTCCGAGGTGGGCGCCCACATCCTCTCGGGGGCCGTCTTCGAGCCCCGCGCCCTCCAGGAGCTGTTCCCCGACTGGGAGGAGCGGGGCGCGCCGCTGACCACCCCCGCGACCCGCGACGAGCTCTACCTGCTCAAGGATGCCGAGAAGGCCCAGAAGCTCCCCAATGCCCTGGTCCCGAAGACCATGCACAACACCGGCGGCGACCAGACCCGCTACGTGATCAGTGCCGGCAACCTCTGCCGCTGGCTAGGCGAGCAGGCGGAGGCGCTGGGCGTGGAGATCTTCCCCGGCTTCGCCGCCCAGGAGGTAATCCAGGACGAGGACGGCACCGTGCGCGGCATCCTGATCGGCGACATGGGCGTGGGCGCGGATGGCCAGCCCAAGGACGGCCACATGCCGGGCATGGAGCTGCGCGCCAAGTACACCCTGTTCGCCGAGGGCGCCCGCGGCCACCTCGGCAAGCGACTGATCCGCGACTTCCAGCTCGACGCGGGCAAGGACCCGCAGCACTACGGCATCGGCCTGAAGGAGCTGTGGGACATCCCCGCCGAGCAGCACGAGCCGGGGCTGGTCCTGCACGGCTCCGGCTGGCCGCTGGACAGGCACACCCACGGCGGCTGGTTCCTCTACCACGCCGAGAACGCCCAGGTGGTGGTCGGCCTGATCATGGACCTCTCCTACGAGAACCCCTGGCTGTCGCCCTTCGACGAGTTCCAGCGCATGAAGCACCACCCGGTGCTCAAGCAGCACCTGGAGGGCGGCAAGCGCGTGGCCTACGGCGCCAGGGCCATCGCCAAGGGCGGACTCAACTGCCTGCCGAAGATGACCTTCCCCGGCGGCCTTTTGATCGGCTGCGACGCCGGCACCCTGAACTTCGCCAAGATCAAGGGCCTGCACACCGCCATGAAATCCGGCCTGGTGGCGGCCGAGGCGGTCTTCGAGGCCCTCGCTCAGGGCGATGAGGGCGGCAACGAGCTGACCGCCTTCACCGACCGGTGGGAGGCGAGCTGGGCCTATCAGGAGCTGAAGGAGAGCGCGAGCTTCGGCCCGGCGATCCACAAGTACGGCACCGTCGGGGGCGGCGCCTACAACTTCCTCGACCAGCTGCTCGGCGGCAAGCTGCCCAACGTCCACGACACCACGCCGGACCACGCCACCCTGAAGAAGGCGGCCGAGTGCGAGAAGATCGACTACCCCAAACCGGACGGCAAGCTCTCCTTCGACAAGCCCTCCTCGGTGTTCCTGTCCAACACCAACCATGAGGAGGACCAGCCCTGCCACCTGAGCCTGGCGGACCCCGAGCTGCCGATCCGCGACAACCTGCCCGAGTATGCCGAGCCGGCCACCCGCTATTGCCCGGCCGGGGTCTACGAGGTGGTCGAGGGAGACGATGGCACGCCGAGGTTCCAGATCAACTTCCAGAACTGCGTGCACTGCAAGACCTGCGACATCAAGGATCCGGCCCAGAACATCACCTGGGTGGCGCCTGAAGGCGGCGGCGGCCCCAACTATCCGAACATGTGA
- a CDS encoding electron transfer flavoprotein subunit beta/FixA family protein — translation MKVLVAVKRVIDYNVKIRVKPDNSDVDLTNVKMSMNPFCEIAVEEAVRLKEKGVASEIVVVTVGPKAAQEQLRTALALGADRAVHVETDERVESLGAAKVLAKVVEEEQPGLVILGKQAIDTDNNQTGQMLAALSGLPQGTFASELAVQDDKLQVTREIDGGLQTVELTLPAIVTTDLRLNEPRYAKLPDIMKAKKKPMDVKTPAELGVEVASKVKLLKVEPPAERQGGVKVGSVDELVDKLKNEAKVIS, via the coding sequence ATGAAGGTACTCGTCGCGGTCAAACGCGTCATCGACTACAACGTCAAGATCCGGGTCAAGCCGGACAACTCCGACGTCGACCTCACCAACGTCAAGATGTCCATGAACCCCTTCTGCGAGATCGCCGTGGAAGAGGCCGTTCGCCTGAAGGAGAAGGGCGTGGCCAGCGAGATCGTCGTGGTCACCGTGGGCCCCAAGGCCGCCCAGGAGCAGTTGCGCACCGCCCTGGCGCTGGGCGCCGATCGCGCCGTGCACGTCGAGACCGATGAGCGCGTCGAGTCGCTGGGAGCGGCCAAGGTGCTGGCCAAGGTGGTCGAGGAGGAGCAGCCGGGCCTGGTGATCCTCGGCAAGCAGGCCATCGACACCGACAACAACCAGACCGGCCAGATGCTTGCCGCGCTGAGCGGCCTGCCCCAGGGCACCTTCGCCTCCGAGCTGGCCGTCCAGGACGACAAGCTGCAGGTGACCCGCGAGATCGACGGCGGCCTGCAGACCGTCGAGCTGACCCTGCCGGCCATCGTCACCACCGACCTGCGCCTGAACGAGCCGCGCTACGCCAAGCTGCCTGACATCATGAAGGCCAAGAAGAAGCCGATGGACGTCAAGACCCCGGCGGAGCTGGGCGTCGAGGTGGCCTCGAAGGTCAAGCTGCTCAAGGTCGAGCCGCCGGCCGAGCGCCAGGGCGGCGTAAAGGTGGGCTCCGTGGACGAGCTGGTCGACAAGCTGAAGAACGAAGCGAAGGTGATCTCATGA
- a CDS encoding electron transfer flavoprotein subunit alpha/FixB family protein, translating into MSILVLAEHHDGALAGATAHVVAAAQQIGGDIDVLVAGENVGAIAEAAAKLDGVSKVRVADHATYAHQLAEPMGALLAELADDYSHLLAVASTTGKNVLPRVAALKDVSQISEIIAVDSADTFKRPIYAGNAIATVQSEDVLKVITVRSTGFDAVGEGGSAPIEAVDTVVDNAQSTFVKEELAQSDRPELGAAKVVISGGRGMGNGDNFKLLDGIADKLGAAIGASRAAVDAGFVPNDMQVGQTGKIVAPDLYIAVGISGAIQHLAGMKDSKVIVAINKDEEAPIFQVADYGLVADLFEALPELEQKL; encoded by the coding sequence ATGAGTATCCTGGTCCTTGCCGAACATCACGACGGTGCGCTCGCCGGCGCAACCGCCCACGTCGTCGCCGCGGCCCAGCAGATCGGTGGTGACATCGATGTCCTGGTGGCGGGCGAGAACGTCGGCGCCATCGCCGAGGCGGCCGCCAAGCTCGACGGCGTGAGCAAGGTGCGCGTGGCCGACCACGCCACCTATGCCCACCAGCTGGCCGAGCCCATGGGGGCGCTGCTGGCCGAGCTGGCCGACGACTACAGCCACCTGCTGGCGGTGGCCTCCACCACCGGCAAGAACGTGCTGCCCCGCGTCGCCGCCCTGAAGGACGTGTCGCAGATCTCCGAGATCATCGCGGTCGACAGCGCCGATACCTTCAAGCGCCCGATCTACGCCGGCAACGCCATTGCCACCGTGCAGAGCGAGGACGTCCTCAAGGTGATCACCGTGCGCTCGACCGGCTTCGATGCGGTCGGCGAGGGCGGCAGCGCCCCGATCGAGGCGGTGGACACCGTGGTCGACAATGCCCAGTCCACCTTCGTCAAGGAGGAGCTGGCCCAGAGCGATCGTCCCGAGCTGGGCGCCGCCAAGGTGGTCATCTCCGGCGGCCGCGGCATGGGCAACGGCGACAACTTCAAGCTCCTCGACGGCATCGCCGACAAGCTGGGCGCCGCCATCGGCGCCTCCCGCGCCGCCGTGGATGCCGGCTTCGTGCCCAACGACATGCAGGTCGGCCAGACTGGCAAGATCGTCGCCCCGGACCTCTACATCGCCGTAGGCATCTCGGGTGCCATCCAGCACCTGGCCGGCATGAAGGACTCCAAGGTGATCGTCGCCATCAACAAGGACGAGGAGGCCCCGATCTTCCAGGTGGCCGATTACGGGCTGGTGGCGGATCTCTTCGAGGCCCTGCCGGAGCTCGAACAGAAGCTGTAG
- a CDS encoding tetratricopeptide repeat protein: MKRVADLLKQGLKAHDQGDLDTAAQAYRAALELDPDSASAHNNLGFLLSQRQQWQPALLHLRSAIALDPHSSMAHCNLGQVLIALQQVQDGMHHIEQAVAEDPHNPIAWDALARFKVLLGDFTNGEYAAQRAIGLQPQSSPLHVRLGIAQAAQKRYQEALRSYQTALSLDDRNAEAWAQYGITCFLSNNFGDARQALHNALHLNPADANALRHLALTELSLGHQEQAMAYLKQIVDQVPGDDDARIELAVLHLSRHETEQAQQLLDQVQDAHRDSSRYRFYLALSKQQGRSFDESQAILATLAQGADAYARKARQMLQQVH; the protein is encoded by the coding sequence ATGAAACGCGTTGCCGATTTACTGAAACAGGGACTCAAGGCCCACGACCAGGGCGACCTCGACACCGCCGCCCAGGCCTATCGGGCCGCGCTGGAGCTCGACCCGGACAGCGCCAGCGCCCATAACAACCTGGGCTTCCTGCTCAGCCAGCGGCAACAGTGGCAGCCGGCGCTGCTGCACCTGCGCAGCGCCATCGCCCTGGATCCCCACTCCTCCATGGCGCACTGCAACCTCGGACAGGTGCTGATCGCGCTTCAGCAGGTGCAAGATGGCATGCACCATATCGAACAGGCGGTGGCGGAAGATCCGCATAATCCCATCGCCTGGGACGCCCTGGCCCGCTTCAAGGTGCTGCTGGGGGATTTCACCAACGGCGAGTACGCCGCGCAACGGGCCATCGGCCTGCAGCCGCAGAGCAGCCCGCTTCACGTTCGCCTCGGCATCGCCCAGGCGGCGCAAAAGCGCTACCAGGAAGCCCTGCGCAGTTACCAGACCGCCCTGTCGCTGGACGATCGCAATGCCGAAGCCTGGGCACAGTACGGCATCACCTGCTTCCTAAGTAACAACTTCGGCGATGCCCGCCAGGCCCTGCATAACGCCCTGCACCTGAACCCCGCCGATGCCAATGCCCTGCGCCACCTGGCGCTGACGGAACTGAGCCTCGGCCACCAGGAGCAGGCCATGGCGTACCTCAAGCAGATCGTGGACCAGGTCCCGGGGGATGATGACGCAAGGATCGAACTGGCGGTCCTGCACCTGTCCCGGCACGAGACCGAGCAGGCCCAGCAGCTGCTCGACCAGGTGCAGGACGCGCACCGGGACAGTAGCCGATACCGCTTCTACCTGGCGCTCAGCAAGCAACAGGGCCGGTCATTCGACGAGAGCCAGGCGATACTGGCGACCCTGGCACAGGGAGCCGATGCCTACGCCAGGAAGGCACGGCAGATGCTGCAACAAGTGCACTGA